One Brassica napus cultivar Da-Ae chromosome A1, Da-Ae, whole genome shotgun sequence genomic region harbors:
- the LOC106450052 gene encoding U-box domain-containing protein 19: MIPTQNRRILTFTAVHPCESVSITTLIDSLIKIAGEILSFKSKHFSTNKRSIKETLRHVLSLLIVFQEIRVGLIPAGRSFPRSAILSLSELHVIFQKLMFLLEDCTREGGKLYMLINSDQISAHFRVLTRSISTCLDTFPVGSIDLPEEVNELIYLLIRQTRKYEARPDRDDKRALDSVYWIFNLFENRINPNRDEVVRVLDHVGVRKWSDCVKEIGFLGEEITVEGKDKNEIELLSSLIGFISYCRCVILGGVDEDEDKEEEDDLVIRGLNVDDLRCPISLEIMNDPVVLETGHTYDRSSIAKWFSAGNITCPKTGKNLVSTVLVGNVSVKQLIQMYFKQETDNKSKKKKTSVPESLAAEEAGKLISDFLAGELINGGSKEMVKALVEIRILTKTSSFNRSRLVEAGVVESLMKLLRSGDPTIQENAMAVIFNLSKDNAGKVRIGGDGGGLGMIVEVLNEGARRESRQHAAAAIFYLSSLGDYSRSIGEIPDSIPGLLRIVNGCDYGDSAKRNALIAIRSLLIQHSDNHWRVLAAGAVSVLLDLVRSGEIGDGAKADSIAVLAKIAEYPDGMISVLRRGGLKLAVKVLGSSEVSPVTKQHCVLLLLNLCVNGGSDVVGALAKDPSVMGSLYTALSNGECGGGRKASALIKMIHEFQERKTETGLERERFVHAW, encoded by the coding sequence ATGATCCCCACACAAAACCGTCGGATTCTAACTTTTACGGCAGTACATCCATGCGAATCAGTCTCCATAACCACTCTCATTGACTCACTGATAAAAATTGCCGGCGAGATTCTCAGCTTCAAATCAAAGCATTTCTCCACCAACAAACGAAGCATTAAAGAAACTCTCCGACACGTCCTTAGTCTTTTGATCGTCTTCCAAGAAATCCGGGTCGGGTTAATACCAGCGGGTCGTTCCTTTCCTCGTTCAGCAATCCTAAGCCTCTCAGAGCTCCACGTCATCTTCCAGAAActcatgtttttattagaaGACTGTACACGAGAAGGAGGTAAGCTTTATATGTTGATAAACTCGGACCAAATCTCAGCTCATTTCCGGGTCTTGACCCGATCCATATCCACGTGCCTCGACACATTCCCAGTAGGATCCATTGACTTACCTGAAGAAGTCAACGAGCTAATCTATCTATTAATCCGCCAGACCCGTAAATACGAAGCAAGACCCGACCGGGATGACAAACGGGCCCTAGACTCTGTCTATTGGATCTTTAATCTGTTCGAGAACAGGATAAACCCGAACCGGGATGAAGTAGTCAgagttctcgatcacgttggtGTCCGAAAATGGAGCGATTGCGTCAAAGAGATTGGTTTTTTAGGAGAAGAGATTACAGTAGAGGGTAAGGATAAGAACGAAATCGAGCTTCTCAGCAGCTTAATTGGATTTATAAGCTACTGCAGATGCGTGATACTTGGCGGcgttgatgaagatgaagataaggaagaagaagacgatttGGTTATTCGTGGCTTAAACGTTGACGATCTACGCTGTCCAATTTCTCTAGAGATTATGAATGATCCAGTGGTTTTGGAAACAGGTCACACATATGATCGGAGCTCTATCGCGAAGTGGTTCTCCGCCGGTAACATCACGTGCCCTAAGACCGGGAAGAATCTAGTGAGTACTGTTTTGGTTGGTAACGTCTCCGTCAAGCAATTGATTCAGATGTACTTCAAGCAAGAGACTGATAATaagagtaagaagaagaaaacgagtGTTCCTGAAAGTTTAGCCGCGGAAGAAGCCGGGAAGCTCATCTCGGACTTTCTCGCCGGAGAATTGATAAACGGCGGCTCTAAAGAGATGGTAAAGGCGTTAGTGGAGATTCGGATTCTCACGAAGACGAGTAGCTTCAACAGATCTCGTTTGGTGGAAGCTGGTGTGGTGGAATCGCTGATGAAGCTTCTTCGCTCTGGAGATCCGACGATTCAAGAGAACGCCATGGCTGTGATTTTCAATCTTTCGAAAGATAACGCCGGGAAAGTTCGAATCGGCGGAGACGGCGGTGGATTGGGGATGATCGTGGAGGTTTTAAACGAAGGAGCGAGGAGAGAGAGTAGACAACACGCAGCAGCAGCGATATTCTATCTCTCTTCTCTCGGAGACTACAGCAGATCCATCGGCGAGATCCCAGATTCGATTCCAGGATTGTTGAGAATCGTTAACGGTTGTGATTACGGAGATTCCGCGAAACGCAACGCGTTGATCGCGATTAGGAGTTTGCTGATTCAACATTCGGATAATCACTGGCGCGTCCTCGCCGCTGGAGCTGTTTCCGTTCTTTTGGATCTCGTGAGATCCGGCGAGATCGGTGACGGAGCCAAGGCGGATTCGATTGCGGTTCTCGCGAAAATTGCGGAGTATCCCGACGGGATGATCTCTGTGCTCCGTCGTGGAGGATTGAAACTCGCGGTGAAGGTTCTGGGTTCATCGGAGGTTTCGCCGGTGACGAAGCAGCACTGTGTCCTTCTGCTTTTGAATTTGTGTGTTAACGGAGGGAGTGACGTCGTTGGAGCCCTGGCTAAGGATCCGTCAGTCATGGGGTCGCTTTACACGGCGTTAAGTAACGGCGAGTGTGGAGGCGGGAGAAAGGCAAGTGCTCTTATCAAAATGATTCATGAGTTCCAGGAGAGGAAAACCGAAACGGGTTTAGAAAGAGAACGGTTCGTACACGCCTGGTGA
- the LOC111215693 gene encoding U4/U6 small nuclear ribonucleoprotein Prp31 homolog translates to MATLEDSFLADLDDLSDNEAELDESDGDDAKKDEEDIDMDMADLETLNYDDLDSVSKLQKSQRYLDIMQKVEEALGKESDGTEKGTVLEDDPEYKLIVDCNQLSVDIENEIAIVHNFIRDKYRLKFQELESLVNHPIDYARVVKKIGNETDLTLVDLEGLLPSAIIMVVSVTALTTKGSPLPEDVLHKTLEACDRALDLDSARKKVLDFVESKMGSIAPNLSAIVGSAVAAKLMGTAGGLSALAKMPACNVQVLGHKRKNLAGFSSATSQLRVGYLEQTEIFQSTPPALKSRAGRILAAKSTLAARVDATRGDPSGTNGKALREEIRKKIEKWQEPPPARQPKPLPVPDSEPKKRRGGRRLRKMKERYAVTDMRKLANRMAFGTPEESSLGDGLGEGYGMLGQAGSNRLRISSVPSKLKINPTIAKKLKERNYAGGATTSGLTSSLAFTPVQGIELCNPQQALGLGSGTQSTYFSESGTFSKLKKI, encoded by the exons ATG GCAACTCTTGAAGATTCTTTCCTCGCAGACCTTGACGACTTATCTGACAATGAAGCAGAACTG GATGAGTCTGATGGTGATGATGCGaaaaaggatgaagaagatatcgACATGGACATGGCTGACTTAGAAACCCTCAACTACGATGATCTCGATTCCGTTTCCAAGCTCCAGAAATCTCAGAGATATCTTGACATTATGCAG AAAGTGGAAGAGGCTCTTGGAAAGGAATCTGATGGAACGGAGAAAGGAACTGTGCTAGAAGACGATCCTGAATACAAGCTAATCGTGGATTGCAACCAGCTCTCGGTTGACATTGAGAACGAGATTGCCATCGTCCACAACTTCATCCGTGACAAGTACAGACTCAAGTTTCAAGAGCTTGAATCTCTGGTAAACCACCCTATTGACTACGCCCGCGTTGTCAAAAAGATAGGCAATGAGACTGATTTAACGCTCGTTGATCTTGAAGGCCTTCTTCCATCTGCTATTATCATGGTTGTTTCAGTCACTGCCTTGACCACCAAAGGGAGCCCACTCCCGGAGGATGTCCTGCACAAGACTCTAGAGGCTTGTGATCGAGCTTTAGATCTTGATTCCGCAAGGAAGAAGGTTCTTGACTTTGTCGAAAGCAAGATGGGGTCTATTGCACCGAATCTTTCTGCTATTGTCGGGAGCGCTGTTGCAGCCAAGCTCATGGGAACCGCTGGAGGTTTGTCGGCGCTTGCGAAAATGCCTGCCTGTAATGTTCAAGTTCTTGGCCACAAGAGGAAGAACCTTGCCGGGTTCTCTAGTGCAACGTCGCAGTTACGTGTGGGGTATCTGGAGCAGACGGAGATTTTCCAGAGCACGCCTCCCGCGCTTAAGAGTCGCGCTGGCAGGATCTTGGCTGCAAAATCTACTTTGGCGGCGAGAGTTGATGCTACTAGAGGAGACCCGTCGGGAACGAATGGGAAAGCTTTGAGGGAAGAGATCCGTAAGAAGATTGAGAAGTGGCAAGAACCTCCTCCCGCAAGGCAGCCTAAACCGCTTCCCGTTCCTGATTCCGAGCCTAAAAAAAGAAGAGGTGGTCGCCGTCTAAGGAAAATGAAAGAAAGGTATGCAGTGACAGACATGAGGAAGCTTGCCAACAGGATGGCCTTTGGTACACCCGAAGAGAGCTCTCTTG GTGATGGGTTAGGTGAAGGATATGGGATGCTTGGCCAGGCTGGGAGCAACAGGCTGCGTATATCCAGTGTTCCCAGCAAGCTCAAGATTAATCCTACCATCGCCAAAAA GCTGAAAGAAAGAAACTATGCAGGTGGTGCCACTACCTCTGGATTGACATCGAGTCTGGCTTTTACTCCTGTGCAG GGAATAGAGCTGTGCAATCCTCAACAGGCTTTAGGGTTAGGCAGTGGGACTCAAAGCACTTACTTTTCAGAGTCAGGGACCTTCTCTAAGCTCAAGAAGATATAA